The genomic region TAGAAGATTATATTTTACGCCGTGATGACACCTACGAATTAAAGGACATACTGACAATCTATCTGGCCGATGGCCGGATTCTGGAAACCCGCGACCGAAAAACCGCCACCGGAGGTGTCGTCAGTTTTCAGCAGGACGTGACAGAGCGCGTACAGGCGCGTCAGGCCTTGCAACAGGCCCATGACAAGCTGGAAAGTCGTGTCGAGGAACGGACACGCGAACTGTCCCGGGAAGTACTCGATCGTAAACGGGCAGAAGAAAATGCCAAAGTCGCCAGCCACGCCAAATCTGACCTGCTGGCGAACATGAGCCACGAATTGCGTACCCCTCTCAATGCAATAATCGGCTTCTCAGGAACCATAAAAGAAGAAACATTCGGTACACTGGACAATGAAAAATATCGTGAATACATCAATGATATCCATCAATCCGGGGAACATCTTCTTGAATTGATTGATGACATCCTTGATGTTTCTGCAATCGAGGCGGATGCCATCAAATTGCAAGACGAGACTGTCTCTTTATCCGCAATCGTTGATACCTCGGTTCGTCTCATCAGGCCCCGGGCGGAAGATGGTCATGTCACCATCAGCCAATCTATTGATTCCGAAATCCCAATGATCATTGTCGATCAACGGCGGATGAAACAAATATTGCTTAACCTGCTGAGCAATGCCGTAAAGTTCACCCCCGAAGGAGGGAAGGTTTCCTTAAGCGCCCGGCTGAATGAACAGGGGTCTCTCAGTATTGCCATCGCTGACACAGGCATCGGTATGGATGAAGACCACCTGAAAATAGCCTTAAGCACGTTTGGTCAGGTAGACAGTGGCCTTGATCGAAAACACGAAGGCACGGGCCTGGGGCTTCCTTTGACCAAGGGGTTGGTCAATCTGCATGGCGGCAAGCTGGATGTTGAAAGTGAAGTCGGTAACGGCACACAGGTAACGGTAACCCTGCCCAAGGAACGTATCGCCCAGGATAAATGACGGGTTTGTGACGCGGCCTGAATTTGCCATACTCCGGCTATGCTTCTGCCGCTTAAAGACGATAATCCCCTCAAGCGCATTCCCTACCAGTACGTGACGGTGGCCTTGATCGGCTTGTGTGTGATCGTCTTCATGTGGCAATTGTCGTTGGGCGAGGCAGGCGGGCGCAAGGCGGTGCTTGGCTTTGGTGCTATTCCATCGGTCCTGTTCGGCAGCCGCACCCTGCCCCTCGAACTGGCCACAATCCCGGCCCCTCTGACATTGATCACATCCATGTTCATGCATGGTGGCTGGATGCACCTGATTGGCAACATGTTGTTCTTATGGGTGCTGGGCGACAATGTTGAAGACGCCATGGGCCATCGCCGGTTTATTGTCTTCTATATTTTGTGCGGTATCGCCGCCGCCCTGACCCACGCCGGGCTCGACCCGGATTCGACGACCCCGATGATCGGCGCCAGCGGCGCTATATCGGGTGTCATCGGGGCCTACCTGATTTTGCACCCGAAGGCGCAAATCCTGACTCTGGCCTTCCGCTTTTTCATCCACATCCCGGCCTACATCATGTTGGGGATCTGGATCGCCATGCAGGTTATCAATGTCTCCATGGCGACGAACACAGGCGGCGGGGGTGTTGCCTGGTGGGCCCATATTGGCGGCCTGATTGCAGGATGCATCCTGATCGCGCCCATGCGCCACAAATCAGTGCCGCTGCTCGCAGGCTTCGGAAAAAATACTGTTGAACCCGAACCCGAGGAGGCCCCACCGAGCGGCCCATGGGGACGGTTGACTCTCGGGCAAGCCAAGGACCATAAGAAACGACGCGCAAGACGCTCTTTTATTCCAGACTCAGGAAACAAATGACTCACTTCGCCAAAACCACCTGCCCCCACGATTGTCCGTCCGCCTGTTCGCTTGAGGTGGAGGTCCTGAGCCCTACCGAGATCGGTCGCGTGCACGGCTCCAAGAGCAACACCTATACGGACGGCGTCATCTGCGCCAAGGTCGCCCGCTATGCTGAACGGGTGCATCATCCGGACCGGTTGACTGCGCCGCTGCGCCGAACCGGCAAGAAGGGTTCGGGAGGATTTGAAGAAATATCATGGGAAGAGGCGCTTGATACCACTGCAGAAACCTTTCTGAAGGCAGAAGAACAATACGGCCCCGAAACCGTCTGGCCGTACTTCTATGCCGGGACAATGGGACAGGTCATGCGCGACGGCATCAATCGGCTTCGCCACGTCAAAAAATACAGTGGCCAGCATTCGACCCTGTGCAGCATGGTCGCAAACATCGCCTCGCGCGCCGGAACCGGCAAGACGATGGGGCCGGACCCGCGCGAAATGGCTGTTTCGGACCTGGTTATCATCTGGGGCACCAACCCGGTTTCGACCCAGGTCAACGTCATGACCCACGCCATTAAAGCGCGCAAAAACCGCGGTACTAAAATCATCGTCATCGACACCTACAACACACCAACCGCCAAACAGGCCGACAATTTTATTTGTGTACGTCCGGGCACCGACGGTGCGCTGGCTTGCGCCCTGATGCATGTGCTGTTCCGCGATGACTTGGCGGACCGGGAATTTATGCACCAATACGCCGACGCGCCGGATCAACTGGAAGCCCACCTGAAAGACAAAACGCCTGAGTGGGCTGAAGCCATCAGCGGCGTTCCGGCTGCCCGCATTGAAGAACTGGCGGCGATGATCGGGGCCACAGCAAAAACCTATTTCCGTTTGGGTTTTGGCTTCACCCGTAACCGCAACGGCGCGGTCGCCATGCATTCTGCCTTTTGCGTCGCCACCGTTTGCGGCGCGTGGGCGCACGCAGGCGGCGGCGCTTTTCACAGCAATGGCGATATTTTCAAACTCAACAAAACGATGATCGAAGGGCTCGATGTGCGCGATCCCACCGTTCGGGTTATCGACATGTCGCGCATTGGCCCAGCCCTGATCGGTGACCCGCAGGATCTGGGCGATGGCCCGCCGATCACCGCCATGCTGATTCAAAACACCAACCCCATGAACGTCGCCCCCGACCTGAACAAGGTCCGTCAGGGTTTTGCCCGCGAAGACCTGTTCGTTTGTGTGCACGAGCAATTCATGACCGAAACGGCGAAGATGGCCGACATCGTCCTGCCGGCGACGATGTTCATGGAACATGACGACCTGTACCGGGGTGGCGGTCACCAACATTTATCACTGGGGCCAAAAGTCATCGATGCCCCCGAAGGCTGCCGAACCAACCACTTTGTTATTTGCGAACTGGCCAAGCGACTGGGGGCCAGTCACCCAGGCTTCGAGATGACGCCGTTGCAGCTGATCAACGACTGTCTTAAAAAATCAGAATATCCCGATACCGACGCGATTAAGAAAGATTGCTGGATTGATGTTCAACCGGACTTTGATACATCCCATTACCGGAATGGTTTTGCCCACCCCGACGGGAAATTCCATTTCAAGGCCGACTGGGCAAAAGCGGGACGTCAGGGGTTTGGACCCGCAAAGCTTATGGAGACCATGCCCGCCCTGCCCGACCACTGGGCGGTTATCGAACAAACCAGTGACGAAATGCCCTATAAACTGGTCACCGCACCGGCCAGGAATTACCTGAATTCCACCTTCACCGAGACCAAAACCTCGATAAAGAAGGAAGGTGAACCGCACGTCAAAATCAGCGCCCAAGATGCTGGTACACTTGCCATTTCCGACGGGGACAGGGTCCGCCTTGGTAACGAACGCGGCACCATTGTCGTCAAGGCAAAACTTGAAGAAGGCGCTGTCCCGGGTGTCGTTGTTGTTGAAAGCGTCTGGCCCAACGCCGCCTTCGAGGAAGGCATCGGTGTCAACGCCCTGACCGGGGCCGACCCGACAGCACCTAACGGCGGGGTACCCTTCCATGACAACGCCATTTGGATTCGTAAAATTTAGCTCCTATTCCTTGGTATTGACCCGAAGAATCGGGTATGAAAACCCCCATCATCAACGGATCAGTCAAAAACGGAAATCATGAGCGAAATTACCCCTGAAATCGTCGCCAGCCATGGCCTCAGTAAAGATGAATACAGCCAGGTCCTGGAGATCATGGGACGCGAGCCGAACCTGACGGAGCTGGGCATTTTTTCGGTCATGTGGTCCGAGCATTGCTCCTACAAATCATCAAAAAAATGGCTGAAAACCTTACCGACAGAGGCTCCATGGGTGATTTGCGGACCCGGCGAGAATGCCGGCATCATCGATATCGGGGACAACCACGCCATCATCTTCAAGATGGAAAGCCACAACCACCCATCGTTCATTGAACCTTATCAGGGGGCGACGACAGGTGTTGGCGGCATCATGCGTGATGTCTTCACCATGGGCGCCAGGCCGATTGCCAACCTGAATGCGCTTCGTTTCGGCAGAACCGATCATCCCAAGACCAAACATCTGGTTTCAGGTGTCGTCGCCGGGATCGCGGGATACGGCAACTGCATGGGGGTTCCGACCGTCGGCGGTGAGTGTGAATTCCACACCTCGTACGATGGCAACATTCTGGTAAACGCCATGACCATTGGTCTTGCCGACACCGACAACATTTTCTATTCCGCCGCCGCAGGCATCGGTAACCCGGTGGTCTACGTTGGCTCCAAGACCGGCCGTGACGGCATCCACGGCGCGACCATGGCCTCGACCGAATTTTCCGAAGATTCCGACGCCAAACGCCCGACTGTCCAGGTCGGCGATCCGTTCACTGAAAAACTGCTGCTTGAGGCCTGCCTGGAACTGATGGCGACCGACGCCATTGTCGCCATTCAGGACATGGGCGCTGCGGGATTGACATCTTCCAGCTTCGAGATGGCCTCCAAGGGTGGTGTCGGTATCGACATGGACCTGGACGCGGTCCCCCAGCGCGAAGAAAACATGACCGCTTACGAGATGATGCTGTCGGAAAGCCAGGAACGCATGTTGATGGTCTTAAAGCCCGGCCGCGAGGACGAGGCCCGGGCCATCTTCGAGAAATGGGAACTGGATTTCTCAATCATCGGAACCTTAACCGACACCAGGCACATGGTCCTGCGCCACAAGGGGGAAATCGTCGCCGACCTGCCCATCGATCCGCTGGCCGAATCCTCGCCTGAATATGACCGCCCATGGGTGGAAACACCCAAGCAGCAAGCGATCACTGACAGCAACCCGCCAGATGATCTGATGGCTTGTCTTAAAAAATTGGTCAGCTGTCCCGATCTGGCTTCCAAACGATGGATTTGGGAACAGTACGATCACATGGTCATGGCCGACACGGTCGAGCGCCCCGGTGGCGACGCCGCCATCGTCCGCATCCACGGCACCGACAAGGCTATCGCCACGGCGTCGGACTGTTCGCCGCGTTATTGCTTCGCCGACCCTTATGAGGGCGGCAAGCAGGTCGTCGCCGAAGCCTGGCGCAACATCAACGCCGTTGGCGCGAAGCCGATGGCGATCACCGACAACATGAATTTCGGCAACCCGGAGCGCCCTGAAATCATGGGCCAGTTCGTCGGCTGCGTGAAAGGCATCGGCGCGGCTTGCGTGGCCCTCGACTTCCCTGTCGTTTCAGGCAATGTCTCCCTTTACAACGAAACCAACGGCGAGGGTATCCTGCCAACCCCGACCATTGGCGGTGTTGGTCTGATGGCCGATGTCCACAAGCGCGCCTCTATTGCTTTCGGCGCTGAAGATCAGGACATTATCCTGATTGGCGAGACCCTCGGCCAGCTTGGCCAGTCACTTTATTTGCGTGAAATCGAGGGCCGTGAAGAAGGCGCGCCGCCGCCGGTCGATTTGGGGCTTGAACGCCTGAACGGTGATTTTGTCCGCTCGCTGATTGAAACGGGAACCATCACCACGGCCCACGATGTTTCAGGTGGCGGCCTGGGTGTGGCGCTTGCTGAAATGGCCATGGCCTCAAACATTGGTGCGACCATCGAGCCCTCTGAAAGCGCACCAACATTACACGGCTGGCTGTTTGGTGAGGATCAGGCCCGCTACC from Rhodospirillaceae bacterium harbors:
- a CDS encoding rhomboid family intramembrane serine protease; translation: MLLPLKDDNPLKRIPYQYVTVALIGLCVIVFMWQLSLGEAGGRKAVLGFGAIPSVLFGSRTLPLELATIPAPLTLITSMFMHGGWMHLIGNMLFLWVLGDNVEDAMGHRRFIVFYILCGIAAALTHAGLDPDSTTPMIGASGAISGVIGAYLILHPKAQILTLAFRFFIHIPAYIMLGIWIAMQVINVSMATNTGGGGVAWWAHIGGLIAGCILIAPMRHKSVPLLAGFGKNTVEPEPEEAPPSGPWGRLTLGQAKDHKKRRARRSFIPDSGNK
- a CDS encoding molybdopterin-dependent oxidoreductase; the protein is MTHFAKTTCPHDCPSACSLEVEVLSPTEIGRVHGSKSNTYTDGVICAKVARYAERVHHPDRLTAPLRRTGKKGSGGFEEISWEEALDTTAETFLKAEEQYGPETVWPYFYAGTMGQVMRDGINRLRHVKKYSGQHSTLCSMVANIASRAGTGKTMGPDPREMAVSDLVIIWGTNPVSTQVNVMTHAIKARKNRGTKIIVIDTYNTPTAKQADNFICVRPGTDGALACALMHVLFRDDLADREFMHQYADAPDQLEAHLKDKTPEWAEAISGVPAARIEELAAMIGATAKTYFRLGFGFTRNRNGAVAMHSAFCVATVCGAWAHAGGGAFHSNGDIFKLNKTMIEGLDVRDPTVRVIDMSRIGPALIGDPQDLGDGPPITAMLIQNTNPMNVAPDLNKVRQGFAREDLFVCVHEQFMTETAKMADIVLPATMFMEHDDLYRGGGHQHLSLGPKVIDAPEGCRTNHFVICELAKRLGASHPGFEMTPLQLINDCLKKSEYPDTDAIKKDCWIDVQPDFDTSHYRNGFAHPDGKFHFKADWAKAGRQGFGPAKLMETMPALPDHWAVIEQTSDEMPYKLVTAPARNYLNSTFTETKTSIKKEGEPHVKISAQDAGTLAISDGDRVRLGNERGTIVVKAKLEEGAVPGVVVVESVWPNAAFEEGIGVNALTGADPTAPNGGVPFHDNAIWIRKI
- the purL gene encoding phosphoribosylformylglycinamidine synthase subunit PurL; the encoded protein is MSEITPEIVASHGLSKDEYSQVLEIMGREPNLTELGIFSVMWSEHCSYKSSKKWLKTLPTEAPWVICGPGENAGIIDIGDNHAIIFKMESHNHPSFIEPYQGATTGVGGIMRDVFTMGARPIANLNALRFGRTDHPKTKHLVSGVVAGIAGYGNCMGVPTVGGECEFHTSYDGNILVNAMTIGLADTDNIFYSAAAGIGNPVVYVGSKTGRDGIHGATMASTEFSEDSDAKRPTVQVGDPFTEKLLLEACLELMATDAIVAIQDMGAAGLTSSSFEMASKGGVGIDMDLDAVPQREENMTAYEMMLSESQERMLMVLKPGREDEARAIFEKWELDFSIIGTLTDTRHMVLRHKGEIVADLPIDPLAESSPEYDRPWVETPKQQAITDSNPPDDLMACLKKLVSCPDLASKRWIWEQYDHMVMADTVERPGGDAAIVRIHGTDKAIATASDCSPRYCFADPYEGGKQVVAEAWRNINAVGAKPMAITDNMNFGNPERPEIMGQFVGCVKGIGAACVALDFPVVSGNVSLYNETNGEGILPTPTIGGVGLMADVHKRASIAFGAEDQDIILIGETLGQLGQSLYLREIEGREEGAPPPVDLGLERLNGDFVRSLIETGTITTAHDVSGGGLGVALAEMAMASNIGATIEPSESAPTLHGWLFGEDQARYLIATSDAETVLAKAEAAGVHAKKIGRTGGKQLTVGGQATISVEELAASHNNWLPDFMSKP